In Larimichthys crocea isolate SSNF chromosome XI, L_crocea_2.0, whole genome shotgun sequence, the sequence ACCGGTTTGCACCTGTTGTCAGTGATTCCATCGGCCAAAGTTTCCCTTCATCACAAGAgtgtgtggggagggggtggaaagagtctcacacacacacacacacacacacacacagtatcagtTCATGTATTGTTAACGTTCTCAGGGTTGACACCATGCCAGGCGAGGACGTTGCGCAACTTCTCCTTTTGTAACTGGACAGGTGAACGTCTCCCGTCAACAGTCGCGTGGAGGCGCGCGACGCCATAAAACCAGCGAACGCGAACAAAAGACGTTGACCCGATGTTGTGGTGCGTGGCCTACTCCACCAcgtgttgtcatggttacagcGACACTGTAATAAATTAAAGAAAGGGGAAGTATTTGCGTGCTTTCGTACATCAGTGTCAACAAGACTTCAGAGGGGATTTCTACTGATATCGAagttttcttacatttttaaacatttatatccATACCTGTCTGTCTTATGATACAATATCTTTATCACACATACGTCTTTAATCAGAGTGGCGCAGtttaaactgattttgattcatttcttctttttttttttgggcagtGAACGCGTCATTAACCAACACCGACGTTTTAATTTGTGTCCCACCTGAAGAGGCcgatattcactctccttttagctcgtttttggtctccaccaactcctgagtgGAAAAGTTTGGCTTTTTTAGCTGTTCACAGGCAAGTCGCCAACTTTGTCCTTGTCGTTTAGTGCTGGTTTATCAGAGCTCATTCACAGAAAACGAGAACCAAAACATTTGCCGGTtgtaaaaaaccaaaacaatgaccaTAACGGAAAAACCCTACTGGTTATAATTTGCATATTCAGGTGGAAGACGACATTTTAGCTCGCAACAACCAACTGATGAAGACTTGGCTGAGCTATCCGAGTCTTTCTTTTCAGGTGAGAGTCACCTGATAAAACACTTTTCTCAGTCAACTGAGAATAATTGCAGAAGCAACACATCGCTGTGAGATAAAAAAATCTGTCGTGTGTGACCGTCATGTCATTCTCTCTAAAACTGAACTCGCATAGGAAGACGTGAGAACTGCTTTCGTAAGCCACAGGCCTCAGTTCCTCCTCAGGAACTACCGCTTCTGCCTTCTACGTGGCCTCTCGCACCACAGCCCTGCTGTTTCCAGCACTCGCCCTAAAACCTTTTGACACCGCTGACACGTTGTTTATGGCACTTCTGACGGATTAAATGTAACCTACATTACCACTGCGAGCTGCAGCCGACGGCAGGGACggaatatttttttgtggttCCGGTCGAGCAGAGCAATCGCACAACAAGCGTATTACGATAAATCATGACTAAGACGCGGCTGAATAATTTAGTCACACACACGTATGTTCCAGATATGTCACTTGTAATGATCACAACCCGCTGCCTACTTCCCCTAAAGTAGAAAGCTCTGAGGAAATTAAGCAGAATTAATCAGTATAACCtgtaaaagaaatgaaaagttgCTTCCGGCATTACACATTTTGATTATATAAGCTGTGATCAAACATGTATGAGGTGCTGGCCATTCCTAATacagggggaaaagaaaaaggacttGTAATGTAGATTTAAGCCGAGCCATTTGATTCCCCCACCTCCCCCCGACACAGAGGATGTCTTGCATTTTGCAAGAATTAAACccgaggaagaagaaaaaagagcaaCGGCGGTCTGCCCGTTTCCTCCCACCGAGGCGAGCTTCGGCGATGCAGGGATGAGAGACCGGAGAGAGGAGCCTCGTCCATCAAAgtacacgagagagagagagagagacgcgaAGAGATCAAGGTGCTGTGATCTTGCGGCTAGACGGTGACTCGGAGGCATTCAGGAAACACTCACAGCCCAGCCCCCAACACGGCATGctgcttcaaacacacacacacacaccaaagatAGAAACCATGGCAGCGACCCAGGGACAGTCAGTAGACCGCCTTATTTACTAACAGCTGcttctcactccctctctcacaaCATGCTTAATATGTGTCATATAGAAAGCTGGCGAGGAGCGTGCGCATATGTCGGACGCAGGCTCGGTTGCACACGGAGGAGAAGCCGTCCTGCACGGCGTTTTTAAGCGCTGACAGGATGAACTGCAAGCGAGTGTGTTTACCGGCAATATCAGCTGACCGAAACAATAAAGGAGAAAGTTTAACAGGCTTTACGCGCATGCATTACGCATTATTACGCAACCGCCACGCTCGTGTCATATCAGCTTATATTGCCACTAAGCTTCTAAATCACACGTTGCTCTCAGATGTCTGAACTGATTTACTCCCTCCAGAGTCAAACTAGCGCCCATAAAATTGTGGTTTTCTACCCTCAACCGGGAAGCTTTAACAATCCAACTTAGGATGTTACCTTTGAGGATGATGGGGTCCTTGCCCTCCCTCCTCAGTGACTCCAGGACCACATGCAGCGGCTGAGAGAACGTCAGCCTGTTGGGGTCCGTGGTGCTCTCGTCGTAAACCACAATCTCTTTGGAGAAGATGCCCTTATAAGAGTCCTTGCCCTCGCGGCAGGAGATGAGGTCCAGCACAGTGATCTTGCCCTGCTGCAGCCGCCGCCGGCTGATCTTGTCGGAGCAGTTGATGTGCACGGCCCCCCGGATGTGGCTCTTGTTGTACTCCATGAAGGGCCTGCAGTCGATGATGACCGGCACGGGCCCTACAGGATGTCCCATGGGGCAGCAGGTCATCCGTTTGGCCAGCTCATTTGGGTGGATGACCCTCAACGCTGACAGGGCCTTCGGGGTGCCCGGGGTGAGACTCGGGGCGCTTAATGCTTCATGGTTGCTGACCATAGGGGTGGGGGGCCCGGCATAGCTGAGGTTGGGGCTGCTGGCGCTCACCTGGCTGTGGCTGAGGCTCTGGCTGTCCTTCTCATAGGTagtcacagagcagcagctggcaCTGCTGCATCCACACGACAACGAGCGCGTGGAGCCCTTGGATGAGGGCATATACGTTACAAGATTGGCCGTCGCCCGGATCTTCACCACGGTGGCGCTGATGACTGTCTTGCTGCCGCTGCTGGTGGAGATGGAGTCCAGGTAGCTGGTGTCCAGGCGCAGTTGGAGTTCCTGAGGTCGGATCGGCCTTGGCAGCGCCACCACAATTCTGTCGTCGAGGGGAGATGGAGGCATGGGGAGGCCGAGGGCTGGACGTTTACGGAGAAGTCAACAAGCCGCTCTGtggaggacagaaagaagatGAAGCGATGGAGCGAGGAGGAATCAAACGACTCAGATCCAGCGAATGAACGCGAAGTGAGGAAGCGAGGCAACAAAGGCCCGAAACCTCCTGACTGTTTGATCAACACGCAAACTAGAAAACGGCTGCCGAAGCCAAATATTAGTAGTGTCAACACCTGCAGGGCTACACCCAAAGTTGGGAGGAGAATTTAAGGCGTGACAGACTGACCACtaataataaacactgaaatcatCACAGAGTCTGGTGTAACTGAATCACTTTGTAATTAACATGAATCATCCTCCAGATACTGTACAAAtacatgtgcctgtgtgtgtgagagggggggggggggggatttttcAACTCTGTCTGATTCAAACCTTTTATAACAAGacaggaggaaggggggagaaaaaaaaagataaaatactgCATCAACACCACGCCGCAGTTTGGTCTCTCCCCCAAATGGAAAGTCGGggtacaaaaagaagaaagaggggtGGTAATTCCTCTTTTGATCAGCAGCAAGCTTGTCATCCCGGTGTATTATGTAAAGACACCCGCCGAGCTGTGCACACTGCACATCCTTCTTTTAAACGGTGCagcttcagcacacacacacacacacacacacattaaaaaaaaaaaatcattcatggCCAAATTCATTGAAGAAACCGGCATGAGAACGTGCCGAGAATATGATATGACACCGGAGGACGAGACGAACTGATCAGATGGTGATGGGGAAACAAATCCAATCATCacagccatttaaaaaaaacaacaataaaataaagatgcatGGGTTATAAGtttgatgattaaaaacacttcattaaaGGAGCACCAAtcagcccctcctcctcctcctcctgctcctcctgctccttccttGCAAATGGTTGCAGTAATTATATATTCCTCTTCATTAATTATAGAATCACGTGGAAATCTCTATGACTGTGCAATTTCAACAACAACTTGTGCCACTCTTCATCcccaacaataaataaaaaataaaataataaacttgcCTTGTATCTCCTCGCCTCGCTTACCGGTGTGTGTCGCGGTTCACTGTAGCCGGATTTATTATCTCCGCTCGCTGTCAGCCTCCATTCAGTCCGTCCCGATGTTGTGGAGcggcaacattttttttttttagtacttttaccctgctctctctctctctctctctctctctttctctctccctcctcctccttagaAATAATATTGAATTTATTCTGCCAGCCTACAGAAGTTGCGCAGCGGGATTGACGCGAGCTGGGAGCCAATGCGCGACTTCATTAATATTAAATTTGATCCCTTTTTGTACAGTGAGGTCCGGCCCCCCCTGTTTTGATGGGAGGGATTTttgcctgtctgcctctgtggcTGGCTGGATGTCGCTTGAACTGCCTCTCAGCCCCACGTACGGAGCCGGGGATGATGTCACTGGCAGCCAATCAAAAGTCTCTCCAGGAGGCTCGAGGAAGAAGACGCGGTGCCTTCATGTGCTGCTCGTGaaatttatttcataataatagtaataataaaaaataaacaggttCAAGTAAAGTGGAGCCAACCAATAAGATATATAGAATAGTGTAATActttgtgctgcagcagctcaagAAAGTCGAGTTAAAGCAAATTAGACAAATAGTTTATTTGTCTAATAAAGAAAATTTtcagattaaacacacattaaaggtccagtgtgtgaatTTCACATGGGAAATGCTGTGCGTATTGAGCATGGACTGATGGATCAAGTCTGGGacttgttatgtatttattttatttcgttttctgtttgttatttttatgttttattgtcaaaataagattgtgcatcttttatcttgactttgccttatttatttatttatttatttatttattttccgcTGTTCTCTTAGtttaatcttgtaaaatgtaaaactcaataaaaatttgaatcatttaaaattatttatttgcaggattttgaatataatattccttagtatgttttcattagtgtataatcatgtctttaaaatgtctttaaaatgagccctttatatctacagagagagcgggtcctcttccacagagtccgccagACAAATTACAACTGATCTCGATATAGCAAAACTAAAAAGCCAaactttttatgtgaatttcacaaCCAGatgtttttcctacatgcttggaaggagaaggtgagacgtgggagagtattcagttggttgcaatctgcaacttcaccactaggtgccactaaatcctacacactggacctttttataGTATATTAAAAGTATAGTGACGTTTAAACCtacagtgtgtaacatttaaaggggTATTTGAGCAGAAATGCAACATAATAAgcagaactatgttttcatttgtgtatattaacctgaaaataagaatcattgtgtttttattaccttagaatgaacctttcaTATCTACATCGACATGTTGAATCACCAAAACCAGAACGGGCAAATCAAACACATGACAATACATGAGATAATTTTAGAAACACAATATAATGCAGACCAGTTTAGCACTACTGCAAACTGCAGCCTGTAGGAAGAGAGCAAAAATCTctataaaaatatcaataaacaaATATTCAACATATTCACAATGCCAACACTATGGTTGCTCATAACTCTAGTTGCTTCTTTGAGAGTTAATTGTACTAAGTCCTGTGAAATCTTTAAATTTTGCACAgtttacataaaaatgacaagtataacaataatatacagcgctgagagacaaaaaaaaacccagatgCCTCCACCTAAAGtggaaacaacagcaacaaatgtaataaaaacctAATAAGTCCTTTTCATAGAAGACATTGTGACTTTTGTTGCTTCAGTTTCAGATCAAATTGAGccgtttttgttgtttttacctcTAGGACAAGTCAAATGAGCTGAATGCCGTGTAGCTTCCACCTCATTCATTCAAGTCTGGTATGTTTTTGATATATCATGGCCAAATGTTGGGACCAAAGCTGGGACGAGAAGGCTACAgatgtgtgtcttcatgttgaAATATCATTGATTCCCTCACTCATCTTTCTggtcagcttctttttttttcttccaaatgaATCATGTGAAGGCTCGCTGAGCTTGCCAGATGATATCTGTATCTTTTataaaccaacaaaccaaacGTCTACATTTCCATATTCCTCTCACTCCCCGCTCtgtattttatctttatctttctaGTTTATTACAGGTTTACAGTTACCAGGTTGAACGCATGTCAACAATCCCAATATTTGCGAAAAGTTTTACAAGTCGACACACTTAACACACCCTCCAAATGTTCTGGCGTTGATATTTCCTACAGCACTCGAAGGCAGTCTCCCAAAACCTGTATGACAAAACCATGAAACATACCTGACAACTGCCAGTTCTTGTCATTATTCCTAATAAATCCTCTTCGGTTAAACCAGTCAAACTGTAAACGAAAGGTCATTGGAGGACAGCCGTGCTAATGTGATGTGATCTGTAATGTTCCAGCAGAAGTTTGTTGCTTTAATttcctcatttaaaaacataatttgacccttatttttttaaagcatggAGAAGTACACTAAGTGGCCCAACTGTAACTGTAGTGTGATGAAAGAACAAACATATAATAATGACGGTGGAGACTTGTTTGTGTAAGACAagtgacctgtgtgtgtgtgtgtgtgtgtgagatagggAGGTAACATTATTGGTGGTAATAAGTGGGTGTCTTTGGCAGGAGTGCTATTAAGCCAGTGCCAAGTTGGCTGACTGCACAGTCCCATATGACAGGACCCATGTTGAGGTGAAAGGGTCTCTCTGGCTTCAGACCCCAAATATAATCTGTGCTCTCGATTTATCCTCATTGGCAACCTGAAACAATGCAGGGCATGTATTATTGCTTCTATTATTAGCCTCCTGTACAGTTATTTATAAATGAACACAGCTGATCAAAGCCTATTCACATTGGAGTCCCAGCGACTCCTGTTTCACTTGTGATGAAGGGTAAAGTGAACAAGAgactcaatgtttttttttgttcagtagtggtctctgtttttcttgtgaTATTTAATATAGTGGCCAAATGGTTTTAAAAATTCTAATTAAAAAAGAGTTTATTCATGtaaaatccaaaacataaaCGTAAAATTGATCCATTTAAAGAACAATAAGGAAAGCTACGAGGCAGGTTTCAgtgaaaactgtaaataaaattaagGATTAAGGGTTTGTTTACACAAAACTAAGCAAATTTACTCACTTAAtgtatttaatcatattttaatttaaactcgTGCTCATTTAAACATTAACCTGACAGCTAAAAGTTTCTAAAATAAGACTTGTGATGATATTTTTGTTATCTATGGCCTGAGTACTtcagtaatagtaataatgacaCGCTGTATGATACAGCAGTATAAACATGAGGATGTAGAGAGTCTTTTAAAACAGAAAGCAGATACTCTCCTAAGAGATCTGTTGGTAATTCAAACACTAGGCGCAGCGTGACCTGGCCAGTTATGTACATTCAACCAGTTCTGCCTGTACGACTGGTTTCATCAGGCCAAACGTTTGTCAAGCCGACACCGTAACAACCTGAACTACCCGT encodes:
- the dusp10 gene encoding dual specificity protein phosphatase 10, with product MPPSPLDDRIVVALPRPIRPQELQLRLDTSYLDSISTSSGSKTVISATVVKIRATANLVTYMPSSKGSTRSLSCGCSSASCCSVTTYEKDSQSLSHSQVSASSPNLSYAGPPTPMVSNHEALSAPSLTPGTPKALSALRVIHPNELAKRMTCCPMGHPVGPVPVIIDCRPFMEYNKSHIRGAVHINCSDKISRRRLQQGKITVLDLISCREGKDSYKGIFSKEIVVYDESTTDPNRLTFSQPLHVVLESLRREGKDPIILKGGLSCFRQSHENLCEHSLHLHEGLDTGAAAGLTGSLPHSLPSTPDIENAELTPILPFLYLGNEHDAQDINLLQRYNIGYILNVTTHLPLYHYDTGLFVYKRLPATDSNKQNLRQYFEEAFEFIEEAHQAGMGLLIHCQAGVSRSATIVIAYLMKHTWMTMTDAYKFVKTRRPIISPNLNFMGQLLEFEEDLNNGITPRILTPKLIGVETVV